A single Argentina anserina chromosome 7, drPotAnse1.1, whole genome shotgun sequence DNA region contains:
- the LOC126801697 gene encoding U-box domain-containing protein 62-like isoform X2: MSSEELGLNSQQLVFHQDDTLRFGAPPQRRVGDSGPKTRELSGFIDDRFFPPQGADFRRSLYGENLERRDPPEPRNWNPNVAAVRTPSGEGSDDDEDDEEDDVEEDDDDGDVGGLFGEENRSKGSGGNNGSNGEDKMGNGNAKHQQFHSSFGGALLLGSSREVLEKNHSVSVGQQTLNNNSRDSPGNNHQLPGRLGSYQNAVTVAESSDGDMYYSQYLQGSEGSAATQKDSVVENGCGFSGRKDALCSSESGDSLRAILSDPVTGALMDDAMILPCGHSFGGGGVQQVIRMKACFSCSQSISEDSIAPNLSLRSAVQAFRREEELHFYRSSKRKRERSDQGGYGDLALTDPPRGRGVQFPFAVTDRVIIKGNKRTPQRFVGREAVVTTQCLNGWYVVKTLDNAESVKLQYRSLAKVSDDSPSKALPSKMAPNWL; encoded by the exons ATGTCCTCCGAAGAACTGGGACTCAACTCGCAGCAGCTAGTTTTCCACCAAGACGACACCTTGAGGTTCGGAGCACCGCCCCAGCGCCGGGTCGGGGACTCGGGTCCGAAGACCCGAGAGCTCAGCGGCTTCATCGACGATCGGTTCTTCCCGCCGCAAGGCGCCGACTTCCGGCGGAGCTTGTACGGCGAGAACCTGGAGCGGCGGGACCCGCCGGAGCCCAGGAACTGGAATCCGAATGTGGCCGCCGTGAGGACGCCGAGCGGGGAAGGATCGGACGACGATGAGGATGACGAGGAGGATGACGTGGAGGAGGACGACGATGACGGCGACGTCGGAGGGTTGTTCGGAGAGGAGAATCGGAGCAAGGGCAGTGGTGGAAATAATGGGAGTAATGGGGAGGACAAAATGGGAAATGGGAATGCTAAGCACCAGCAGTTCCATTCTTCTTTTG GTGGGGCTCTGTTATTAGGATCAAGTAGAGAGGTATTGGAGAAGAACCATAGTGTTAGCGTAGGGCAGCAGACACTGAATAATAACTCCAGGGATAGTCCTGGCAATAATCATCAGTTGCCTGGAAGGCTTGGGAGTTATCAGAATGCAGTTACAGTGGCTGAATCATCGGACGGGGACATGTACTATTCGCAGTATTTGCAGGGCTCTGAGGGCTCTGCTGCTACTCAGAAGGATTCGGTTGTGGAAAATGGTTGTGGGTTTAGTGGAAGAAAGGATGCTTTGTGTTCGAGCGAGTCTGGAGACTCATTGAGGGCGATTCTCTCTGATCCTGTGAC GGGAGCTCTGATGGATGACGCGATGATATTGCCTTGTGGGCATTCATTTGGAGGTGGTGGAGTACAGCAAGTTATTAGAATG AAAGCTTGCTTCAGCTGTTCTCAGTCAATTTCGGAAGACTCAATTGCTCCAAATCTCT CTCTTCGAAGTGCTGTGCAGGCATTCCGTCGTGAAGAAGAGTTGCACTTTTATCGCTCATCcaaaaggaaaagagaaaggtctgaccag GGTGGTTATGGTGATTTAGCACTCACGGATCCTCCTAGGGGTAGAGGTGTTCAGTTTCCATTTGCTGTGACAGACCGAGTTATTATAAAG GGTAATAAGAGGACACCACAACGGTTTGTTGGGCGTGAGGCAGTTGTAACAACACAATGCTTAAATGGATG GTATGTGGTAAAGACATTGGATAATGCAGAGAGTGTTAAATTGCAGTATCGCTCACTTGCCAAAGTATCAGATGATTCACCATCCAAGGCACTACCAAGCAAGATGGCACCTAACTGGCTTTAG
- the LOC126801697 gene encoding U-box domain-containing protein 62-like isoform X1, whose protein sequence is MSSEELGLNSQQLVFHQDDTLRFGAPPQRRVGDSGPKTRELSGFIDDRFFPPQGADFRRSLYGENLERRDPPEPRNWNPNVAAVRTPSGEGSDDDEDDEEDDVEEDDDDGDVGGLFGEENRSKGSGGNNGSNGEDKMGNGNAKHQQFHSSFGGALLLGSSREVLEKNHSVSVGQQTLNNNSRDSPGNNHQLPGRLGSYQNAVTVAESSDGDMYYSQYLQGSEGSAATQKDSVVENGCGFSGRKDALCSSESGDSLRAILSDPVTGALMDDAMILPCGHSFGGGGVQQVIRMKACFSCSQSISEDSIAPNLSLRSAVQAFRREEELHFYRSSKRKRERSDQDKGGYGDLALTDPPRGRGVQFPFAVTDRVIIKGNKRTPQRFVGREAVVTTQCLNGWYVVKTLDNAESVKLQYRSLAKVSDDSPSKALPSKMAPNWL, encoded by the exons ATGTCCTCCGAAGAACTGGGACTCAACTCGCAGCAGCTAGTTTTCCACCAAGACGACACCTTGAGGTTCGGAGCACCGCCCCAGCGCCGGGTCGGGGACTCGGGTCCGAAGACCCGAGAGCTCAGCGGCTTCATCGACGATCGGTTCTTCCCGCCGCAAGGCGCCGACTTCCGGCGGAGCTTGTACGGCGAGAACCTGGAGCGGCGGGACCCGCCGGAGCCCAGGAACTGGAATCCGAATGTGGCCGCCGTGAGGACGCCGAGCGGGGAAGGATCGGACGACGATGAGGATGACGAGGAGGATGACGTGGAGGAGGACGACGATGACGGCGACGTCGGAGGGTTGTTCGGAGAGGAGAATCGGAGCAAGGGCAGTGGTGGAAATAATGGGAGTAATGGGGAGGACAAAATGGGAAATGGGAATGCTAAGCACCAGCAGTTCCATTCTTCTTTTG GTGGGGCTCTGTTATTAGGATCAAGTAGAGAGGTATTGGAGAAGAACCATAGTGTTAGCGTAGGGCAGCAGACACTGAATAATAACTCCAGGGATAGTCCTGGCAATAATCATCAGTTGCCTGGAAGGCTTGGGAGTTATCAGAATGCAGTTACAGTGGCTGAATCATCGGACGGGGACATGTACTATTCGCAGTATTTGCAGGGCTCTGAGGGCTCTGCTGCTACTCAGAAGGATTCGGTTGTGGAAAATGGTTGTGGGTTTAGTGGAAGAAAGGATGCTTTGTGTTCGAGCGAGTCTGGAGACTCATTGAGGGCGATTCTCTCTGATCCTGTGAC GGGAGCTCTGATGGATGACGCGATGATATTGCCTTGTGGGCATTCATTTGGAGGTGGTGGAGTACAGCAAGTTATTAGAATG AAAGCTTGCTTCAGCTGTTCTCAGTCAATTTCGGAAGACTCAATTGCTCCAAATCTCT CTCTTCGAAGTGCTGTGCAGGCATTCCGTCGTGAAGAAGAGTTGCACTTTTATCGCTCATCcaaaaggaaaagagaaaggtctgaccag GACAAGGGTGGTTATGGTGATTTAGCACTCACGGATCCTCCTAGGGGTAGAGGTGTTCAGTTTCCATTTGCTGTGACAGACCGAGTTATTATAAAG GGTAATAAGAGGACACCACAACGGTTTGTTGGGCGTGAGGCAGTTGTAACAACACAATGCTTAAATGGATG GTATGTGGTAAAGACATTGGATAATGCAGAGAGTGTTAAATTGCAGTATCGCTCACTTGCCAAAGTATCAGATGATTCACCATCCAAGGCACTACCAAGCAAGATGGCACCTAACTGGCTTTAG